TGACTTCGTAGATCGGCTCCAGCAGGATCGGCTTGGCGTTCTGCACCGCCATCTTGAACACTTCGCGGCCGGCAATCTGGAAGGCAATGTCCTTAGAATCGACCGGGTGCTCTTTGCCGTCATACACAACCGCCTTTACATCGACGATTTTATAGCCCGCCATCACGCCTTCCTCCAGAACCTGCTTGACGCCTTTTTCGATCGACGGGATAAAAGTCGAAGAAATGGCACCGCCGACAACTTCGCTGGCAAATTCAAAACCGCCGCCGCGCGGCAGCGGCTCGATCCGCATCCACACCTCGGCAAATTGACCGGCGCCGCCGGACTGCTTTTTATGCCGATACTTTTCATCGGCCTTGGCAGTAATGGTTTCGCGATAAGGAATTTTCGGCTTTTTCTGTTCGACGTCGACGCCGAACCGCTCCTTCAGCCGTTGGATGAGCACCGTCAGATGCAGTTCTCCCTGGCCGGAAACGACGGTCTGATGCAGCTCCGGATCGACGACAACCGTAAAGCTCGGATCGATCTCGTTCAAAATGTGCAGGCCGTTGGAAATCTTGTCTTCATCGCCTTTGCTCTTTGGAACCACGGCCACCTGCACCACCGGCTCGGCAAAGGTGATCTGCGGAAATTTTACCGGCCGCTTTTTCGAAGCCAGGGTGTCGCCGGTATGGGTGTCTTTCAGCTTGACCAGGGCGCCGATGTCTCCGGCTTTGACGGCGGCGATCTCTTTACGGTTTTTGCCCAACAGCGAATAAATCTGCCCGATCTTTTCAGCGGATTTGCGCGTCGTATTGGCGACTTCGTCGCCCGGCTTGATCACCCCGGAATAAACGCGGATGAGCGAAAGCTCGCCGATGTGCGCTTCGGACATGGTCTTGAAAACAAAAGCGCTCATTTCCTCGTTTTCATCGCAGATGATATCGACATCGTTGTCTGCTTCATCTTTGGCTTTGTAGGGCGAGCGGTCTACCGGCGAGGGGCCATATTCGCAGATAAAATCGAGCAGCGGCTGTACTCCCATGTTGCGGACCGCCGACCCACAGAGCACCGGGAATAAAGTCTGCTTCACGATGCCCGCCCGCAGTCCGACGGTGATATCCTGCTCGCTCAATTCTCCCGCCTCGAAATACTTTTCGAGCACCGCGTCGTCGCTCTCGGCAATTTTTTCGATCAATGCCGTATGCAGCTCTTCGATCCGGCTTGCCAGCTCGGCCGGAACCTCTTCTTCTTTATACTTGCCGCTCTTGTCCGCGGCAAAAGTAAGCTTTTTCTTGCGCAGCACATCAACAACAGCGTTAAATCCGTCGCCCTGATTGACGGGATAATGAACCGCAACGACGTTGTTGCCGTAGGCTTCCTTCAATGAGGCCAAAGCTTCATCAAATTTTGAATGTTCCCGATCGAGCAGATTGACAAAAAAGAGTCGCGGTACGCCGTACTCCTGAAGAATTTCGACCGCCGCGTCAGTGCCCACTTCGACGCCGTTCACCGCATTTACCAATACAACGGCGAGGTCGGCAACCCGCAGACCGCAGCGCACCTCGCCGATAAAATCAGCATAGCCCGGCATATCGATGAGATTGATCTTGTTCTTTTTCCACTCGAATTGCAAAAGCGAGGCGCTGATGCTGATCTTGCGTTCGATTTCGTCGGAACGATAGTCCGAAGTAGTGGTGCCGTCGTCGACCGAGCCGAAACGGGTCGTTACGCCGGCAGAAAACAGCATCGCTTCACTCAGCGTCGTTTTGCCGATCGATTGGTGCGAGACCAATCCTATATTTCGGATCTCAGAAGCTGCATAATCTTTCACATTTTCCTCCTTTTGCTTCGGGCGCTGCCCGGAGAACTAATTTGTAAGAATTTTTACTGATTTGTCGTCTCATCGCCGCCGCGTTTTGCGGCACAATTGGAATTTTGCTGCCGAAGAAGGCGCTTCAATACTCTGCCGGTAGGACTTTTCGGCAACTTTTCCAGGCACTCGTAATATTTGGGCCGCTTATAGACCGGTAGATGTTCCTCACAATATCGATTAAGAGCTTCAATGTCCAACTTGTGGCCTTTATGCAGAACGAGACAAGCTTTGACTTCAGAGCCGTGCAGCGGGTCAGGAACTCCGACAACCGCCGCTTCTGCTATCCCGGGGAAATTGCAGAGTATCGTTTCGATTTCGCGCGGGAAAATTTCAAAGCCGCCCTTGTTGATGATTTCGTCCTTGCGTTCTAAAATATAAAGATAGTTGTCCATATCTAAGTAACCGATGTCGCCGGTCGCCAGCCAGCCGTCCTGCAGTCGTTTGCGGCTTTCTTCAGGTTGATTGTGATAGCTTCGCATCAATGAGGGACTTTTGACAAAGATTTCGCCGCTCTGGTTGGGCTTTTTGACCCTGCCCTCTTCATCGCGGATCTGCACCTCCACGCCCATCAAAGGCAGACCGACGGCATTTTCACGGCGATCCCGCTCCAGCCGGGAAGAGGAAACCAGCGGTCCGGCCTCGGTAAGGCCGTAGGCCTTGAGGATCGGCACTTGAAACCGGCTTTCGAATTCTTCGATCAAATTCTGCGGCAAATAGCCGCCGTAACTGATCACATATTTGAGAGAAGGAGAAGGAGCGATATTCTCGAGATTGCAGATTGCCCGCAGCATGCCCGGCACAGCAGGGAAAACGGAAATTGAGTGCTTGGAGACAGCCTCCACGACTTCATTTGCTTTAAATCGAGGCAACAGGACCAAAGAGGCGCCGGCCGTTAAACCGGCCTGCATGATAAAAGTCTGGCCGAACGGGTGAAAGAGCGGAATAACGGCAAGGAGGCGATCCTGCGGCGTAAGATGAAACATCTCGATGATGGTCTCGGCATTCGCCAGGACGGCTTCGTGCGTCAATTCCGCCCCTAAAGCAACGTCCGAAATGCCGGAGGTGTAATTGATAATTGCCGGATCGTCGGGTGATACCTGAACGAATTTTTCGAGAGGTTTGGAAGCAGCAATCAGTTGGGTCAATGAATAAGTACCGGCGGGAATTTCTTCACCCAAATAAATGATCGTTCGACATTGTTTTGCGGCGGCGACCGCTGCGGCCGTCTGCGGTTCGAATCCTTGCCACGAGATAAGCAGTTTGGCACCGGAATCGTCCAATTGGCGGGCTAAATCACGAGGATCATTCATAAAATTGAGCGGGACAGCGATCCCGCCGAGAGAGAGGATCGCGTAATAGCTGATGGGAAAATGTGGAACATTGGGCAGCAAAAGAGCCGCCCGATCTCCTTTCTGAATGCCGAGATGTTGCAGCGCTTCGGCAAGCCTTTTAAGCGCTTCGACGAAACGGCTGTAACTCACCGTCGCATCGCTAAATTTCAGCGCCGGCGCCTCCGACCTTTGCTCGGCAGACTGTATAATTTGTGAATGAAGCGTAGACAACTATTCTCCGATAACCGATTTAAAGTCTATTAAAATAGTTTGAATCATCTTAAATGTCAAGAAGTTTTTATCGGATTACTTACTGATTAAATTCAAATTATGGTGATGCAGCATAAATAACCCTATGTCTAATTTCCCGATATTATCAATTCGGCTATTTTTAACAATTAGCTTTTGATGGCGGAAATCATTAACTTTTGCAGGATATTTGCAACGTTTTTTCTAATTTCTTTTGAATGGACATGTCGCCTAAACAAATTTTTTAAACATAATGGACCGAGAGTGAAAAAACCGTCGAAAATTCGCCTTTTATTTTTGAGTTTGGCCGTCGTAATCCTTGTAACTGCGCCGGCTGTGGTCTGGCCGCGGGTTCAGCAGGCCGTCAGCAAATGGATGATTCTAACCATTATTCTTGACCGAATACAGCGCTTTTATGTGGAAGACAGAAATCCTGAAGAGCTCCTTGACTATGCCATCGACGGCGTGATGGCGCATCTGGATCAATATTCGCAGTATTTGTCGCCGGAAGAGGCAAAAGAATATGCAAAGCGTTACCAAGGCTACTATGGCGTCGGACTGAGCTTTCGACTGACCACTCGAGGCTACATTGTCAGCTCGATTCAGCCCAAAAGTCCAGCCGCGGCAGCGGATGTGCGCATCGGCGACGCTGTGCTCAAGATCGACGGCCGCACCATTGCCAATCATTCGCTTCAGCAGTTGGAACAGTTCATTTCGAGTCGTAGAGGGGAAGAGGTTGAGATTGAGCTGATACGACCGCCGGAGAATATCAC
This genomic interval from candidate division KSB1 bacterium contains the following:
- the fusA gene encoding elongation factor G; its protein translation is MKDYAASEIRNIGLVSHQSIGKTTLSEAMLFSAGVTTRFGSVDDGTTTSDYRSDEIERKISISASLLQFEWKKNKINLIDMPGYADFIGEVRCGLRVADLAVVLVNAVNGVEVGTDAAVEILQEYGVPRLFFVNLLDREHSKFDEALASLKEAYGNNVVAVHYPVNQGDGFNAVVDVLRKKKLTFAADKSGKYKEEEVPAELASRIEELHTALIEKIAESDDAVLEKYFEAGELSEQDITVGLRAGIVKQTLFPVLCGSAVRNMGVQPLLDFICEYGPSPVDRSPYKAKDEADNDVDIICDENEEMSAFVFKTMSEAHIGELSLIRVYSGVIKPGDEVANTTRKSAEKIGQIYSLLGKNRKEIAAVKAGDIGALVKLKDTHTGDTLASKKRPVKFPQITFAEPVVQVAVVPKSKGDEDKISNGLHILNEIDPSFTVVVDPELHQTVVSGQGELHLTVLIQRLKERFGVDVEQKKPKIPYRETITAKADEKYRHKKQSGGAGQFAEVWMRIEPLPRGGGFEFASEVVGGAISSTFIPSIEKGVKQVLEEGVMAGYKIVDVKAVVYDGKEHPVDSKDIAFQIAGREVFKMAVQNAKPILLEPIYEVTVKCPEENMGDIMGDLSSRRGKILSTDSQGKFQLVKAHVPLAELHNYATTLRSLTSGRAAYTRKFSHYSPVPKELEAKIIAESKAEA
- a CDS encoding AMP-binding protein, whose translation is MSTLHSQIIQSAEQRSEAPALKFSDATVSYSRFVEALKRLAEALQHLGIQKGDRAALLLPNVPHFPISYYAILSLGGIAVPLNFMNDPRDLARQLDDSGAKLLISWQGFEPQTAAAVAAAKQCRTIIYLGEEIPAGTYSLTQLIAASKPLEKFVQVSPDDPAIINYTSGISDVALGAELTHEAVLANAETIIEMFHLTPQDRLLAVIPLFHPFGQTFIMQAGLTAGASLVLLPRFKANEVVEAVSKHSISVFPAVPGMLRAICNLENIAPSPSLKYVISYGGYLPQNLIEEFESRFQVPILKAYGLTEAGPLVSSSRLERDRRENAVGLPLMGVEVQIRDEEGRVKKPNQSGEIFVKSPSLMRSYHNQPEESRKRLQDGWLATGDIGYLDMDNYLYILERKDEIINKGGFEIFPREIETILCNFPGIAEAAVVGVPDPLHGSEVKACLVLHKGHKLDIEALNRYCEEHLPVYKRPKYYECLEKLPKSPTGRVLKRLLRQQNSNCAAKRGGDETTNQ